From Abiotrophia defectiva ATCC 49176:
ACTTTGACTGTTTCTTTGGCAAATTCGATTGGTAAATCAGAAATTTTGGTGCCATCAATAATTTTGAGACCTAAATCTGCTGACTGCTTACCAATATTAGTTTGGCTGATAGCGACTGACAAGAGGGCCCCTTCTTTGACTGCCTTCTCGTAAGTTGGAAGAACAGGAATCTTGGCCTTGTCGGTAACATCTAAAAGTGTGCTAATCGAACTCGCAATGGTGTTATCCGTTGGAATGAAGATGGCTTGGCTCTTACTTGCCAATTCCTCAGCAACTAAAGCCATATCATTGGTTGAGTCAATGGTCTTGACTTCCACCTTGTAGCCTAATTTTTCAGCAATAGCTTTGGCTTTTTCTACTTCAGCCTTGGCATTGTCTTCACTAGTAGTATACATCATCCCAATAGTTTTAACATCTAAGTCAAGGGCCTTAAATTGCTTGAAGAGATCTTCTAAAGGCGCAAAGTCACTGACCCCAGTAATATTGCCGTCTGTCTTGTCTAAGGCTGTCACTAATTTGGCGCTGACAGGGTCCGTAATACCAGCTAAAACAATAGGAATTTTGTTGGTAGCTTGTTGTAAGGATTGCGCCACAGGAGTGGTAATAGCAAAGATTAAATCTGGCTCTTTCGCCACTACTTCTTCTGAAATGTTATGAAGTAGATTCATATCCCCTTCCGCATTTTGGAAATCAATTTCTAGGTTATCCCCTTCTTTGTAGCCATGGCTAGCAAGGGATTCCTTAATCCCACTGGTAATTTCATCCAAGGATGGATGGGTCACAAGTTGGACGATGGCTACTTTTAATTTGGCAGGTGATGCATGCGCCACTAGGCCTTGGCCTGCAATAAGAATTAAAGCAAAGAATAGTGCGACAAATTTAACTACTTTTTTCATGATAAATCTCCTTTTCTCTAATAAAAATTAGTTAGCAA
This genomic window contains:
- a CDS encoding ABC transporter substrate-binding protein, whose amino-acid sequence is MKKVVKFVALFFALILIAGQGLVAHASPAKLKVAIVQLVTHPSLDEITSGIKESLASHGYKEGDNLEIDFQNAEGDMNLLHNISEEVVAKEPDLIFAITTPVAQSLQQATNKIPIVLAGITDPVSAKLVTALDKTDGNITGVSDFAPLEDLFKQFKALDLDVKTIGMMYTTSEDNAKAEVEKAKAIAEKLGYKVEVKTIDSTNDMALVAEELASKSQAIFIPTDNTIASSISTLLDVTDKAKIPVLPTYEKAVKEGALLSVAISQTNIGKQSADLGLKIIDGTKISDLPIEFAKETVKVYNGQTAEKLGIKLPSDLSSQFKDLSKE